tacatatgtttGTTAGATATGAATCTTTCTGTTGACAGTGGATGTCATCTTGTCTCAACTTGGCATGTTGACAAGCTATCCTGCCTGAAACTGCTGCTTTAGATTCTATTGCAAAATTGGGACTTTTCCCTGCAATACTTAAGCAAACACAAGCCTTTTCCCTAACATGGTGTGTAACTATCATGCAACATCGCGCAACGCTGAGTCAGCTGGTGTTTGTTTAATGCTGGATCATTAAAGCAATACTCTTACTTTGTGGTCTTCTGATGTACACAAAACCAACAGCATATTTAGCATAAAATGCAGTTATTTATTGTTGCCAACATGCTCGCTATGCTAACAGTGATATTCACTACAGTGCGATTATAATCATTCACCATCAGTGTGACAGGCTTCCAAACAAAAATTGAAATTGCTCACATAtgaataaaaacagtatttCAGATTGTAGCCTCTGCGCAAACAGACACTGATGCAATTAATTGCTGTATACTATACACCCACCACTTAAGGACAGCTTTAAagaagcaggcttcactacacatcttaaagtcTGGAGTTCTGCGAATCAGGTCAATTAGATGTGGGAGCTGCAAgtttgaggtgtttttttttttttcttcctttcagCAATTAGGCTAACATAGCATGGCGTTGCTATTAAattgtgagtgtaatgttagcatagctatgctagtgttgctaaagTTTGTCCTCCAGGACCACTCCTATACAATATTTTGAATATTGGCACATATCGCGCAGCTGTGACAGATTgtcaaattgttttttaatatacattataGAATGTGTTAAGAATCAGTCTGTTCATTCCTGCCTTATAGTTCACTTCACGGTTTTACAAAATACCTCATCCAAAGCCAGTATCAAACACGCAAACGGCTCATGAACAAAGTGCAACTACATTAAACACTTGAACAGTTCAATCACAATTGGGCACAACACTTAACACTGAGGTATGCTTGGAATTACTGAAAGCTGACTGAATAACATTGTGCCACACTTGCAGTCTAATAGAAGCCATCAATTGCTTTCTTCATCCAGTTCCTCAAAAGCAGGCAAGAAGTCAGCAATGGTGTCCACCACATAGTCCGGTACCAGGCTGTGATTGGACGACACCTCACTATTTCTGTACTGGTGGGCCTCCTCCATCTGAGAGACCCCAGTGAGGGTAAGCATGGTGTCCAAGCCGCAGTTGGAACCGAATAGCATGTCAGTTTCCAGGCGATCCCCCACCATTAGGCACTGCGTTGGGTCCACCCCCCGGAACTGGCTGGAAATGCACTCGAACATGAAGCGGCTGGGCTTGCCGATCACGGTGGCCTTGCGACCAGAGGCCACCTCCAGGGCTGCCATGAGTGAGCCGGAACCTGACGGATGAGGATGAGGGATGGAAAGTTACACCAGCTTAGATGAAACGGAAAATTTTCACCGAACATCGGATCGCCAACTGGGTCAGCTGAGTCACTGGTCTGCAAAAAATCTGCTTTGTTCTTAGGGGGCCCAACAAATGTAGAGGTTTATTCAACTGCTGAAGGTTGTAGGACCACAACATTAGAATCTCTGACAATTCGGCCATTACAAAGTACATCGCTTcaagtcaaatgtctgaaggagCATGAGACTGAAAAGTTCGGGAACCACtgctgtacaaaaaaataattaagtgCGGGGTAGGCAGAAGAGTACATAGTCGGACACCACTCCATTGAGGAAGGACAGTGTTACTTCTGTTCTTATCAGTAAATAACTTGCTGCCCTTCACTGTGTCTCTCAAATGTAGCATAGAATCTTCTGATTGCAAcgcttaaaaaaaagtttaaacttGGTCCAAAAGATGAGCCACATCCTACAATTATTACCTTACCTAATACCATGGTGGGTCCCTTTGGAGATAGTTTTAGTAAATAATGCTCAGATTCCCCATAATCTTTATTTGTAATGAATGTGGTTTATGGCTGCATTGAGCTGCATCAAACAACACTGCCTTCTGTCTGTATAGTAAACACAATGTTTACTGTTGTAGAACTGCACTGCACCAGTTTTATTGGATgatgcaggtgtgcctaatgaagtggccagtgaCTGTCGagtataaaataattgtattttgaaTTGTTCTAATGTGGACAGACAATAACATAATATGAAGTTAATTGTAGATAAATTAAGACCATTAAATACTAATGTAGGCCCGAGGCATTGTTGCCGAAGCACCCCCAACATACCTGGGAGTATCCTTCCACTCGACAGCGGGTGCCAAGGGTCGTTGTCGGTTGCCAGGAACAAGCAGTCCGGGTCCTTCAGGTAGCACGAGGCCTTAGCTAGCTTTAGGAAAGTCAGTTGGTCGTCGTGGCCCACCAGTACCGCCTTGACGTCCGGGGCCAGGGCGCAGTTGTAAATGGTAGCGTCCGGTTCGTCCACCTCCTCCACACAGGGGATTCCCGCCTCCTGGAGCTCGTCCCGAAGCCCGTCGCAGCCTATGACGAAGACCCGACCTCGGAGCTTGATCACGTCCCGCAGGTAAAGAGCCGAGCAGTAGGACGAGCTGAAGATTTGGTCGAGGACGACGTCGGTGAAGCCCAGACGGTAGAACTTGTGGACGTATTTCTCCCTCGGCCTGGTGGAATTGTTGGTGACGAACACTACATTTTTGCCCCGACTCATAAGCGACTTGACTACCTTGGCCGCGCCCGTGATAGCCTTCTCACCGTGCCAGATGACCCCGTCGCAGTCGAACAGGAAGAACTCCTTGGCCTCCAGAAGATGTCGTAACTGCGGACCGCGAATTTGCTGGCAGCCTTTGAGGCCAAAGGTGCCCGCCATCGCGGCTTTGTCCTCGGGCTCCTCCGTGTTTCACCTGTCAGTGtgtcgccatgttacaagtgtgctcattaaatgtgtttgataTATGTCACATAAGAGAGGACCTCGATGCGCTTATATACACTAGCTACAGAACGAAACCTTACCGTCGTACACGCCCATTTTGTCAAATGCAGACCAATCATACCTCAGCATTTCTTTGGCCAATCAGCATCGTACTTAAACAACCAAGTCCCTTCAAAATAACCGGCAGCTCTTCACAATAAGAGcacagtttaaaataaaataaataataataaatgacatgcaataatgcaataataatatgcaattataatgtaatatatacaaatcattataatcattgaaatcattattatttagatACCTTATAATAATGTGGTAGTTTAAGAGATGCAGAAAGACTCTCATCAATGCTTATCAACGATGCTCTACATGGTCTCCTATAGAGGGTCTCCAAAGACCTACTGAAAAAATGTCAGgtgcactctgctgtttttaagaatctactcCAAACATATTAGTCGGTCCCAAATTTTGAACTGATCTCACCTTGAATTTCAGCCAGTTGAATACATCTCTACCAACACAGCAGATCCCCTATGTGGGTTAGAGTCCGAGAACTTCCCGCGAATGGTGGAAAAACGGAACTATTTCCGCAGTATTTCATTTGACTGTATCGTTTACTCCATCCCCGGCCCTCCTCTAagtacgcccactctgctgtgattggtcacactctctaGCGCACCCAAGGACTTCTGGATACATAGCGCCACGTTTACTAATTGCACCAAACACCAATTTATTGTGGCTTTTGTTTGTAAgtcctggaaaaataatatagaaatagGCTAAAAAGCAGAAATAACGAAAACCACTTTGTATT
This DNA window, taken from Doryrhamphus excisus isolate RoL2022-K1 chromosome 4, RoL_Dexc_1.0, whole genome shotgun sequence, encodes the following:
- the pdxp gene encoding pyridoxal phosphate phosphatase, translating into MAGTFGLKGCQQIRGPQLRHLLEAKEFFLFDCDGVIWHGEKAITGAAKVVKSLMSRGKNVVFVTNNSTRPREKYVHKFYRLGFTDVVLDQIFSSSYCSALYLRDVIKLRGRVFVIGCDGLRDELQEAGIPCVEEVDEPDATIYNCALAPDVKAVLVGHDDQLTFLKLAKASCYLKDPDCLFLATDNDPWHPLSSGRILPGSGSLMAALEVASGRKATVIGKPSRFMFECISSQFRGVDPTQCLMVGDRLETDMLFGSNCGLDTMLTLTGVSQMEEAHQYRNSEVSSNHSLVPDYVVDTIADFLPAFEELDEESN